One window of the Salvia splendens isolate huo1 chromosome 1, SspV2, whole genome shotgun sequence genome contains the following:
- the LOC121798626 gene encoding small RNA-binding protein 11, chloroplastic-like, whose protein sequence is MKPSTMAAMRKLSNNITFSSRLPKFSSNILSPSSVVPPLVIFSRGIASKLFVGGFSFDTTEQGLSEAFSQHGQVIEAKIVMDRVSDRSKGFGFVTCASEDEAEKAIAEMDGKELNGRVVFVDYAKPRSGGSRNSMPIARGPPEPSPES, encoded by the exons ATGAAGCCATCGACCATGGCGGCCATGAGGAAACTGTCAAATAATATAACCTTTTCTTCTCGTCTGCCAAAATTCAGCTCAAATATTTTATCACCATCTTCAGTAGTCCCACCTCTCGTAATTTTCTCTAGAGGCATAGCATCTAAGCTCTTCGTTGGAG GCTTTTCATTTGACACTACCGAACAGGGGTTGTCCGAGGCATTTTCTCAACATGGTCAAGTTATTGAAG CTAAAATTGTGATGGATAGAGTCTCAGATCGATCTAAGGGCTTTGGATTTGTGACTTGTGCATCGGAAGATGAAGCTGAGAAAGCTATTGCAGAAATGGATGGAAAG GAACTCAACGGGCGCGTTGTTTTTGTGGATTATGCTAAGCCAAGGTCAGGGGGTTCTCGTAATTCAATGCCAATAGCTAGGGGGCCTCCTGAACCATCACCAGAAAGTTGA
- the LOC121775746 gene encoding casparian strip membrane protein 1-like, with amino-acid sequence MAFVCCKENVVADVLPKLKLYSIVSDKEIRWVFTVVQIISSYCLTFVYLLPDMTKMPLQKWPSLIRVPNAFRGVKMENALQFRVQKSIRAWPFWTCSSAVAALAATLAMGTTEQTLPFFTQFRASYEDLPAFTFFVIAMSISSGYLVLSLPFSVACVVQPLVLLIICDTFIVTLLTSAAASSYLAHNGNSEANWLPLCQQFGDFCQRISGAVVALLLIMVVLSALALTKH; translated from the exons ATGGCGTTTGTGTGTTGTAAGGAGAATGTGGTAGCTGATGTTCTACCTAAATTGAAACTCTATTCAATCGTCAGTGATAAAGAAATAAGATGGGTTTTCACTGTTGTGCAAATTATTTCCTCTTACTGTCTTacatttgtttatttattaccTGATATGACAAAAATGCCCCTTCAGAAATGGCCATCCTTGATACGTGTACCCAATGCCTTCAGAGGGgtaaaaatggaaaatgcactTCAATTCAGGGTGCAGAAATCAAT AAGAGCGTGGCCATTTTGGACCTGTTCCTCCGCCGTGGCTGCGTTGGCCGCCACCCTCGCCATGGGAACCACCGAGCAGACTCTTCCATTCTTCACACAGTTCCGAGCCAGCTACGAAGATCTCCCCGCATTCAC TTTCTTTGTGATAGCAATGTCAATATCTAGTGGCTACCTCGTTCTATCATTGCCTTTCTCAGTAGCTTGCGTAGTACAACCCCTTGTTCTCTTAATTATCTGCGATACA TTTATAGTGACTTTGCTTACTTCGGCGGCGGCTTCATCGTACCTTGCTCACAACGGAAACTCCGAGGCCAATTGGCTACCGTTGTGTCAGCAGTTTGGTGATTTCTGTCAGAGGATCAGCGGGGCGGTGGTGGCGCTGCTTCTCATCATGGTGGTGCTTTCCGCTCTCGCCCTGACAAAGCATTGA
- the LOC121747677 gene encoding transcription initiation factor TFIID subunit 2-like: MPSSTVVKMAKAKKAKNEEQRDGDNSNSEAVVKHQKLCLSIDMDRRRIYGYTELQIAIPDNGIVGLHADNLAIEKVTVDGEPAMFEVFPHYQHLDPKDRWSVVSSATSAADASGSVYLSSLEIELLPNLLIMCSKTTKTENNQEEYIQVDNGEPTLADANRPDQNVKLVRIEYWVEKAETGVHFNGNVLHTNNQLRRARCWFPCLDESLQCCCYDLEFTVASDLVAVSSGTLLHQVLTKDDPPQKTYIYKLDVPVAAQWISLTVAPFEVLPDRHRGLLSYFCLPSNLSKLRNTMVFFHNAFSHYEDYLSASFPFGSYTQVFIAPEMTVSLWSSGASTSIFSSHLLFDEKLIDQTIETRIKLSYALARQWFGVYITPEAPNDEWLVDGLAGFLTDSFIKRFLGNNEARFRRYKANCAVCQADDSGATTLSSSAASKDLYGTQCIGFYGKIRSWKSIAILQMLEKQMGPESFRKILQNIVLRARDGNRSLRTLSTKEFRHFANKIGNLERPFLKEFFPRWVGSCGCPVLKMGFSYNKRKNMIELAVLRGCTSRPDSWVGVDNINHDSENRDGIVGWPGMMSIRVHELDGMYDHPFLPMAGEPWQLLEIQCHSKLASKRFQKTKKGTKADGSDDNGDAMPITDVRPNSESPLLWLRADPEMEYLAEVHFNQPVQMWINQLERDKDVVAQAQAIEVLEALPQLSFSVVNALYNFLCDSKAFWRVRIQAAFALAATTSEDTDWTGLLHLINFYKSRRFDPKINLPRPNDFHDFQEYFVLEAIPHAIAMVRSSDKKSPREAVEFILQLLKYNDNSGNTYSDVFLVAALVQSVGELEFGQQSVIYLPSLLKRLDRLLQFDRLMPSHNGILTICCIQSLTQMALKLSEFVPLENVVELIKPYRISKMWEIRIAASRGLVELEFQCKGIDAALKLFIEYLNDETSLRGQTKLGICALRISQMISQSNGDKGVKSDTLVALLRLLESPLAFNNTMLRHYVFCILHVLAKRAPTLYGVPRDETLKMGHTKTCSELKSIFAALIKQSKTPEPSSASDMTLNLLVPEGYTDGDTFVEKHEPITEVPNPALDNSEVQAVQQTADPSDAPEILHISDDELSMMPTMPLPIEGHQPIEQVSNSLGNIVIDTEENTNTLIETEALGKPDTFFDTEASRRGDMSLTNHQETEPAGLVRHDSMPSGDATHGPDTVSISREVKKPKLKIRVRQSAASSRAEDPDRASSRAEDPVRSRILNAQDGNNDADHGASSSVSVDAPHRNFGETISTGNHNFEDANSCHDVGSRVTASIGHAKPTTDDGEELSKELQCTADSSKVSLPLTSDDHRSPTSTKKSDGEQQASENHVIALDSRRYDGGDSSAPTDLQSHGKHKEKKKDKEKDKKRKKDRHHDDPERKEQKRQKKEKKRKEKEMAKLLAEKPKTMPPIQEKRVGVDNHPAGVESGSKKELPVTRQGTVGGAKEVNNRSNVEQQGAGVSRNDGGSSSAPSHKIKIKFKRKQ, translated from the exons ATGCCATCTTCAACCG TTGTTAAAATGGCGAAGGCTAAAAAGGCAAAGAACGAAGAGCAGAGAGATGGAGATAATAGTAATTCGGAGGCAGTTGTCAAGCATCAGAAGCTCTGTCTGTCCATTGACATGGACCGCCGCCGAATCTATGG GTACACAGAACTTCAAATAGCCATACCGGACAATGGAATAGTGGGTTTGCATGCTGATAATTTGGCAATTGAAAAGGTTACAGTTGATGGAGAGCCAGCGATGTTTGAAGTCTTCCCTCACTATCAGCATCTGGACCCAAAGGATAGATGGTCTGTGGTTTCTTCAGCCACTTCAGCTGCTGATGCCTCCGGTTCTGTTTACTTGTCATCCCTTGAGATCGAATTACTTCCAAATTTACTGATAATGTGTAGCAAGACCACTAAAACAGAGAACAATCAAGAAGAATATATCCAGGTGGACAATGGTGAACCAACTTTGGCTGATGCTAACAG GCCGGATCAGAATGTGAAACTTGTGCGCATAGAATATTGGGTTGAAAAAGCGGAGACAGGAGTACATTTTAATGGCAATGTTTTGCATACAAATAACCAGTTGAGACGTGCACGGTGCTGGTTTCCTTGTTTGGATGAGAGTTTGCAGTGTTGCTG TTATGACCTTGAATTTACGGTGGCCAGTGATCTTGTTGCAGTTAGCTCCGGAACGTTACTTCATCAG GTGTTGACCAAGGATGATCCACCACAGAAGACATATATTTATAAACTAGATGTTCCTGTAGCTGCTCAGTGGATTTCTCTGACAGTTGCACCATTTGAGGTTCTTCCTGACCGACATCGTGGGTTGCTCTCATACTTTTGTTTACCTTCTAACTTGTCAAAGCTGCGGAATACAATGGTGTTTTTCCACAATGCTTTCAG CCACTATGAGGATTACCTATCTGCATCATTTCCATTTGGATCATACACACAAGTTTTCATTGCTCCTGAGATGACAGTATCCTTATGGAGTTCAGGAGCTTCCACGAGCATCTTCAGTTCTCATCTTCTGTTTGATGAGAAACTCATTGATCAG ACTATAGAGACAAGGATTAAACTTTCTTATGCTCTTGCCAGACAGTGGTTTGGAGTATATATCACCCCTGAAGCTCCAAATGACG AGTGGTTGGTGGATGGTCTTGCTGGGTTTCTCACCGATTCTTTTATTAAGAGGTTTTTGGGAAACAATGAAGCGCGCTTTAGAAGATATAAG GCCAATTGTGCTGTTTGCCAAGCAGATGATAGTGGTGCTACTACCTTAAGTTCCAGTGCTGCTTCTAAGGATTTGTATGGCACCCAGTGCATTGGTTTTTATGGAAAAATAAGATCATGGAAATCT ATAGCTATCCTTCAAATGTTGGAGAAACAGATGGGTCCGGAGTCATTCCGTAAA ATTCTGCAGAATATTGTTTTGAGGGCTCGAGATGGTAACCGTTCTTTGAGAACACTGAGCACCAAAGAG TTCCGTCACTTTGCTAATAAAATTGGAAATCTTGAGCGGCCATTTCTTAAAGAGTTCTTTCCTCGCTGGGTTGGATCTTGTGGTTGTCCAGTGCTGAA GATGGGATTTTCCTATAACAAAAGAAAGAATATGATTGAATTAGCTGTTCTGCGGGGATGTACTTCTAGACCTGATTCTTGGGTAGGCGTTGATAATATCAATCATGATTCCGAAAATCGAGATGGCATAGTTGGGTGGCCAGGGATGATGAGTATACGGGTGCATGAGCTGGATGGCATGTATGACCATCCTTTCCTGCCCATGGCTGGTGAGCCGTGGCAGTTGCTGGAGATTCAGTGTCACTCAAAACTTGCTTCAAAGCGCTTTCAAAAAACCAAGAAGGGCACTAAGGCTGATGGTTCTGATGACAATGGTGATGCTATGCCCATAACTGACGTGCGACCAAA TTCTGAGTCTCCCCTATTATGGCTACGCGCTGATCCAGAAATGGAATATCTTGCTGAAGTACATTTCAATCAACCTGTGCAAATGTGG ATAAATCAATTGGAGAGGGATAAGGATGTTGTCGCTCAGGCCCAAGCTATAGAAGTATTAGAAGCACTACCACAACTTTCCTTTTCTGTTGTTAATGCTCTATATAATTTTCTCTGTGACTCCAAG GCTTTCTGGAGAGTTCGCATACAGGCTGCATTTGCGTTGGCTGCTACTACAAGTGAG GACACTGACTGGACTGGCTTGCTTCATCTGATAAACTTCTATAAAAGTCGTAGATTTGATCCAAAGATCAATCTTCCCAG GCCAAACGACTTTCATGATTTTCAGGAGTACTTTGTACTTGAG GCAATACCACATGCAATAGCTATGGTCAGATCTTCAGACAAGAAGAGCCCCAGAGAAGCTGTTGAGTTTATTTTGCAACTTCTGAAG TACAATGATAACAGTGGGAACACATACTCGGATGTTTTCTTGGTAGCTGCATTAGTCCAGTCTGTTGGAGAACTTGAATTTGGACAACAG AGTGTCATCTATTTACCCTCTTTGCTGAAGCGTCTTGATCGTCTCTTGCAATTCGACAG GTTGATGCCAAGTCACAATGGGATTTTGACAATCTGTTGTATCCAATCACTTACTCAAATGGCACTCAAACTATCAGAATTTGTTCCTCTT GAAAATGTCGTGGAACTAATTAAACCATATCGAATATCAAAGATGTGGGAAATTCGAATTGCTGCAAGCAGAGGCCTAGTTGAACTTGAGTTTCAGTGTAAAGGAATAGATGCAGCACTGAAACTGTTCATCGAATACCTTAACGACGAGACATCTCTACGAG GACAAACCAAATTAGGTATCTGTGCTTTGCGCATATCGCAGATGATTAGTCAATCCAATGGTGACAAAGGTGTAAAGAGCGACACACTTGTTGCACTCTTGCGCTTACTTGAAAGTCCTCTGGCCTTTAACAATACTATGCTTCGTCACTACGTCTTCTGCATTCTGCACGTTCTTGCCAAAAG GGCTCCAACACTTTACGGGGTTCCAAGAGATGAGACTCTCAAGATGGGACATACAAAGACATGTAGCGAACTTAAGAGCATTTTTGCTGCCCTTATCAAGCAATCCAAGACTCCTGAGCCTTCATCTGCCTCTGATATGACACTAAATCTGTTGGTTCCTGAAGGTTATACAGATGGAGACACTTTTGTGGAAAAACATGAACCGATTACAGAAGTCCCAAATCCTGCACTCGATAATTCTGAGGTTCAGGCTGTTCAACAGACAGCAGATCCTTCTGATGCTCCAGAAATATTGCATATTTCTGATGATGAACTCTCAATGATGCCTACAATGCCCTTGCCCATTGAAGGCCATCAGCCAATTGAGCAAGTTAGTAACTCTTTAGGCAATATTGTCATTGACACAGAGGAAAACACCAACACCTTGATTGAAACCGAGGCATTGGGAAAACCAGATACTTTCTTTGATACTGAGGCTTCCAGAAGAGGCGACATGTCACTTACCAATCATCAGGAAACTGAACCAGCTGGCCTTGTCCGTCATGATAGTATGCCAAGTGGAGATGCTACTCATGGACCTGATACTGTTTCCATCAGTCGTGAGGTGAAGAAGCCAAAACTAAAGATAAGGGTCAGACAGTCTGCTGCATCTAGTCGGGCCGAAGATCCAGATAGAGCATCTAGTCGGGCTGAAGATCCTGTTAGGAGTAGAATCTTGAATGCTCAAGATGGAAACAACGATGCTGATCATGGAGCGAGCAGTTCAGTTTCTGTTGACGCGCCACATAGAAACTTTGGCGAAACTATCAGTACTGGAAATCACAACTTTGAGGATGCCAATTCATGCCATGATGTTGGTTCACGAGTGACAGCCAGTATAGGCCATGCTAAACCCACGACTGATGATGGAGAAGAACTTTCTAAGGAACTACAGTGTACTGCAGATTCTAGTAAAGTTTCTTTACCACTCACTTCGGATGATCATCGCTCTCCTACCTCCACGAAGAAAAGTGATGGAGAGCAACAAGCAAGTGAGAACCATGTAATTGCTCTAGACTCCAGAAGGTACGATGGTGGAGATAGTTCAGCTCCCACTGATCTCCAATCACATGGTAAGCACAAGGAAAAGAAGAAAGACAAGGAAAAGGACAAGAAGCGAAAGAAGGATAGGCACCACGACGATCCTGAGCGCAAGGAACAGAAGCgccagaaaaaggaaaagaagcgAAAGGAGAAGGAAATGGCGAAACTTCTCGCTGAAAAACCCAAAACTATGCCTCCGATACAAGAAAAGAGAGTAGGTGTGGATAATCACCCTGCCGGAGTGGAGTCGGGGAGTAAAAAAGAGCTGCCGGTAACTAGACAAGGTACAGTTGGTGGGGCAAAGGAAGTAAATAACAGGAGTAATGTTGAGCAACAAGGGGCGGGTGTGAGCAGAAATGATGGGGGCTCAAGTTCAGCGCCgtctcataaaattaaaatcaagtTTAAGCGTAAACAATAA